A section of the Alkalihalobacillus sp. LMS39 genome encodes:
- a CDS encoding D-alanine--D-alanine ligase: protein MKIAVLYGGTSAEREVSLSSGKGIIEALTKKGHDVVGIDFHPERISEVAALDVDMVYIGLHGRLGEDGRLQGLLDLYGIPYVGSGVLASALAMDKAKAKLFFKDAGIRVAKEKVAYDFSYDRMNFTLPFSTFPAVVKPNQEGSTIGLTIADSKEELMAGIEEAFKFDSTVLVEEFISGKEVTVAVMGNKGEETAFPVVEIVPKNKYYDYESKYAPGMSEHIVPARVDDKTTAYLQKNAVLAHQVLGCDIYSRVDFIVPYDGTDPVILEVNTLPGMTPTSLYPDAAREVGLSYDDMIEKLVQLSTKKA, encoded by the coding sequence ATGAAAATTGCAGTATTATATGGTGGAACTTCCGCAGAACGTGAAGTTTCTCTTTCTTCAGGAAAAGGAATTATCGAAGCATTAACAAAAAAAGGTCATGATGTGGTTGGAATTGATTTTCACCCTGAACGTATCTCTGAAGTGGCAGCACTCGATGTCGATATGGTTTATATCGGTCTTCATGGAAGACTAGGTGAGGACGGTCGATTGCAAGGGCTTCTTGATTTATATGGGATTCCATATGTCGGTTCTGGTGTGTTAGCTTCTGCATTGGCGATGGATAAAGCGAAAGCCAAATTATTTTTTAAAGACGCAGGAATTCGAGTCGCAAAAGAAAAAGTAGCGTATGATTTTTCTTATGATAGAATGAATTTTACATTACCGTTTTCAACATTTCCAGCAGTTGTAAAACCAAATCAAGAAGGCTCTACTATTGGTTTAACGATAGCGGATTCGAAAGAAGAATTGATGGCTGGGATTGAAGAAGCATTCAAGTTTGATTCAACGGTGTTAGTGGAAGAATTTATAAGTGGGAAAGAAGTCACTGTCGCGGTAATGGGAAATAAAGGCGAAGAAACTGCTTTTCCTGTCGTTGAAATCGTCCCCAAAAATAAATATTATGATTATGAGTCTAAATACGCACCGGGCATGAGTGAACATATTGTTCCTGCTAGAGTCGATGACAAGACAACAGCTTATTTGCAAAAAAATGCTGTGCTTGCTCATCAAGTGTTAGGCTGTGATATTTACTCTCGTGTTGACTTTATTGTTCCTTATGATGGCACAGATCCCGTTATTCTTGAAGTCAATACTTTGCCAGGTATGACACCGACTAGTTTATATCCTGATGCAGCTAGAGAAGTAGGATTGTCTTATGATGATATGATTGAAAAGCTTGTGCAATTATCAACGAAAAAAGCGTAG
- a CDS encoding MerR family transcriptional regulator, translating to MATNEGKYNIKAISNMLGIQPGTLRAWERRYHIVEPIRNQAGHRLYSDEHVAILRWLLEKVNKGFTIGQAVGLLEKGNFSFDSGETVKNEDYSVQLTNEILHSLLQFREHEAHELMNQAFSMFHIDKVMIDILGSLLVKVGDMWENNEITIAHEHFVTSFLRTKIGNIFHGFPVDGYLPKVVAVCGPQEKHELGLLMFTLFLRRKGFEVIYLGAGIPKDDVEFVIGEVKAKFFFTSCTMSINLPETFSMVDELSNHYPDIAIGIGGAAVNRLSLKNQEKYGKHLVGQTKDDWEKWLSRYLYR from the coding sequence ATGGCTACAAACGAAGGAAAGTATAATATAAAAGCAATTTCGAATATGTTAGGGATTCAACCAGGAACATTACGAGCATGGGAAAGACGATACCACATTGTGGAACCGATTCGAAACCAAGCAGGCCACAGGCTTTATTCAGATGAGCATGTGGCGATTTTGCGTTGGTTATTAGAAAAGGTAAACAAAGGATTTACGATCGGACAAGCAGTCGGTTTATTAGAAAAAGGGAATTTTTCGTTTGATAGTGGTGAAACTGTAAAAAATGAAGATTATTCTGTTCAATTAACAAACGAAATTTTACATTCGTTGTTACAATTTCGAGAGCATGAAGCTCATGAGTTAATGAACCAAGCTTTTAGCATGTTTCATATTGATAAAGTTATGATCGATATTTTAGGGTCTTTATTAGTAAAAGTCGGTGATATGTGGGAGAATAATGAAATCACCATTGCACATGAACATTTTGTTACCTCGTTTTTACGGACGAAAATTGGGAATATATTTCACGGGTTTCCGGTAGATGGCTATTTGCCTAAAGTTGTGGCCGTTTGTGGACCGCAAGAAAAACATGAATTAGGCTTATTAATGTTTACATTATTTTTACGTCGTAAAGGGTTCGAAGTCATTTATCTAGGAGCAGGGATTCCAAAAGATGATGTAGAATTTGTAATTGGAGAAGTAAAGGCAAAGTTTTTCTTTACTTCCTGTACCATGTCGATTAATTTACCAGAAACATTTTCAATGGTTGATGAATTAAGCAATCATTATCCAGACATCGCCATTGGTATAGGGGGGGCAGCTGTTAACCGACTTTCTTTAAAAAACCAAGAAAAATATGGAAAACATCTTGTAGGACAAACGAAAGATGATTGGGAGAAATGGCTGTCACGATATTTATATCGCTAA
- a CDS encoding genetic competence negative regulator — protein sequence MRLERLAFDKIKIFLTYDDLQERGMTKEDLWLDGPKVHDLFREMMVEADDELGFKADGPVAVEVFSLPAQGMVIIVTKGKATDDFEDDFEDGYIEMQVTLDESDDVFYEFASFEDVIDVSTRLYSYGIYGGTLFSFENRYFLKFEIYDIDEIDEEAVIALLSEYGSPATITTYRIIEYGKMLMELEAIYRIYHTFVAR from the coding sequence ATGCGTTTGGAACGCTTAGCTTTTGATAAAATAAAAATTTTCTTAACCTATGATGATTTACAAGAACGAGGAATGACGAAGGAAGATCTATGGTTAGATGGCCCTAAAGTTCATGATTTGTTTCGTGAAATGATGGTAGAAGCCGATGATGAACTCGGTTTCAAAGCAGATGGGCCTGTGGCAGTTGAAGTCTTTTCGTTACCAGCCCAAGGTATGGTCATCATTGTAACAAAGGGAAAAGCAACCGATGATTTTGAAGATGACTTTGAAGATGGATATATCGAAATGCAAGTGACATTAGATGAAAGTGATGATGTGTTTTATGAATTTGCTTCCTTTGAGGATGTCATTGATGTTTCGACTCGTTTATACTCTTATGGCATATACGGAGGAACGTTATTCTCTTTCGAAAACCGTTACTTCTTAAAATTTGAGATTTACGATATTGACGAGATAGATGAAGAAGCGGTTATTGCCCTTTTATCAGAGTATGGTAGTCCAGCTACAATAACAACGTATCGAATCATCGAATACGGAAAAATGCTTATGGAGCTAGAGGCGATTTACCGTATATATCATACATTTGTTGCGAGGTAA